The Chitinophagales bacterium genome has a window encoding:
- the glmS gene encoding glutamine--fructose-6-phosphate transaminase (isomerizing), which produces MCGIVGYIGSKDAFPILIKGLKRLEYRGYDSAGVALLNGNLTIYKKAGKVSELEKVTDGQELSATIGIGHTRWATHGEPNDRNAHPHISQSGNLAIIHNGIIENYASVKAELQKRGYTFQSDTDTEVLVNLIEEVRKDYPELEDAVRVALNQVVGAYAIVVIDKTNPDQLVAARKGSPLVIGIGEGEFFVASDATPIIEYTKNVIYLDEQEYAVINRDGHYTIKTLGNVEKSPAIQELEMSLEMIEKGGFEHFMLKEIYEQPKVIADCLRGRMNAPQGWIKLGGLSEYVNRIDNAERILITACGTSWHSGLIGEYLIEDLARVPVEVEYASEFRYRNPIINESDIVMAISQSGETADTLAAIDLAKGKGALIYGICNVIGSSIARASHAGSYTHAGPEIGVASTKAFSTQITILTLIALQMAHEKGSVSTSRLREILYELENIPKKIEEVLKLDQQIKELAAQYKDAKNFLYLGRGYNFPVALEGALKLKEISYIHAEGYPAAEMKHGPIALIDEEMPVVFLATNQSAYEKIVSNVQEVKARKGRIIAVVHKGDTMIRDLADHVIEVPETEEILSPLISIVPLQLLAYHIAILRDCNVDQPRNLAKSVTVE; this is translated from the coding sequence TTAAGAGGCTGGAATACCGGGGGTATGACAGTGCCGGAGTGGCCCTGCTAAACGGCAACCTGACGATATACAAAAAAGCCGGCAAAGTAAGCGAACTGGAGAAAGTAACTGACGGACAGGAACTGAGCGCTACTATAGGCATAGGACATACGCGCTGGGCGACACATGGCGAACCTAACGACAGAAACGCGCACCCGCACATATCGCAATCTGGTAACCTTGCCATCATTCACAACGGTATTATTGAGAACTATGCTTCGGTGAAGGCAGAACTTCAAAAACGTGGGTATACATTTCAATCTGACACGGACACAGAGGTACTCGTGAACCTGATAGAAGAGGTACGCAAAGATTACCCGGAACTGGAAGATGCCGTGCGTGTTGCACTGAACCAGGTGGTAGGTGCCTATGCGATCGTCGTTATAGATAAAACCAACCCTGATCAGCTGGTGGCAGCCCGCAAAGGCAGCCCGCTGGTAATAGGTATTGGCGAAGGAGAGTTTTTTGTTGCCTCAGATGCTACACCGATCATAGAATACACTAAGAACGTAATATATCTCGATGAGCAGGAGTATGCAGTGATCAACCGTGACGGCCACTATACTATCAAAACGCTGGGCAATGTTGAGAAAAGCCCTGCAATTCAAGAGCTGGAAATGAGCCTTGAAATGATAGAGAAAGGCGGCTTTGAGCATTTTATGCTAAAAGAGATATATGAGCAGCCAAAGGTAATAGCTGACTGCCTGCGTGGCCGTATGAACGCCCCGCAAGGGTGGATAAAACTGGGTGGACTGTCAGAATATGTGAATCGTATAGATAATGCTGAACGCATACTGATAACCGCCTGTGGCACGTCATGGCATAGTGGCCTGATTGGTGAGTACCTCATAGAAGACCTAGCACGTGTGCCTGTTGAAGTAGAATATGCTTCTGAATTCAGGTATCGCAACCCGATCATTAATGAGTCTGACATCGTCATGGCGATATCGCAGAGTGGTGAAACAGCAGATACATTGGCTGCCATTGACCTGGCTAAGGGCAAAGGCGCCTTGATATATGGTATCTGTAATGTCATCGGTTCGTCTATTGCGCGTGCTTCTCATGCAGGTTCCTACACACATGCCGGCCCTGAGATAGGTGTGGCATCTACCAAGGCCTTCTCAACGCAGATCACCATACTGACTCTGATAGCGCTGCAGATGGCACATGAGAAAGGCAGCGTGTCCACATCAAGGTTGCGCGAGATATTATACGAATTGGAAAACATTCCTAAGAAAATAGAAGAAGTACTGAAGCTGGATCAGCAGATAAAAGAACTGGCAGCCCAATATAAAGATGCAAAGAACTTCCTGTACCTGGGACGTGGTTATAACTTCCCGGTGGCATTGGAAGGTGCACTGAAACTGAAAGAGATATCCTACATACATGCTGAGGGCTACCCGGCTGCAGAGATGAAGCACGGACCGATAGCACTGATAGATGAAGAGATGCCTGTAGTATTTCTGGCAACTAACCAGAGTGCTTATGAGAAAATAGTTTCTAATGTTCAGGAGGTGAAAGCCCGCAAAGGCCGTATCATAGCAGTAGTACACAAAGGAGATACTATGATACGTGATCTGGCTGATCACGTAATCGAAGTGCCTGAAACGGAAGAGATACTCTCTCCGCTTATCAGTATTGTCCCGTTGCAGTTGCTGGCTTATCACATAGCTATTCTACGCGATTGCAACGTAGATCAACCGCGTAACCTGGCAAAATCAGTAACCGTGGAATAA
- a CDS encoding T9SS type A sorting domain-containing protein, translated as MKINRYSLFPKAFLLGLVLLISGFNASAQMPPLTACSPSLIPYFGIGCSTGASIRSVVTTGGIVNFNNSNTNCANSSTSYSDYTTESFYVKQEAFKSFNVAITWNGNSSQNIVSSLDKVFIDWNRDGDFDDQDEYISPGPIQGTHPHAHQTANSTITVKVDVPGHAKEGITRMRVITSSLGVIYDPGVTACQGSRGEAEDYRVEVVNPCLPPNVISVANLDYKSADFAWTPKLNAEFYEYVITPVDTIPHDTVVGFTFTTTPSVDVDTFQCDTKYYIMVRLICDSARKIARDWKKSEWVRDSFTTQPCCYTPQVKVDKISSTTARVQWDPIATALGYEYAVSTTTDPPQKGTFTTSTSVVLQGLASKTTFFVHVRSRCTPTPLSGWAKSGFKTLGPLSVNTLSQTGLFVMDAYPNPMQDNLTVQFNGQIGNNARLTLIDLTGKVVYNAPVYSDKVTIDAAELPSGIYIVKYTDDVHNQVMRVTKK; from the coding sequence ATGAAAATAAATCGATACTCTTTATTTCCTAAAGCCTTCCTGCTGGGGTTAGTGTTGCTTATTTCAGGCTTTAATGCTAGTGCGCAGATGCCACCGCTTACAGCTTGTAGTCCTTCATTGATACCCTATTTTGGTATAGGATGCTCCACAGGCGCTTCTATCAGGAGTGTTGTCACCACCGGAGGTATTGTAAACTTCAATAACTCAAACACCAACTGTGCCAACTCTTCTACGTCTTACTCTGATTATACTACGGAGTCTTTCTACGTAAAACAGGAAGCATTCAAATCATTTAACGTAGCTATTACCTGGAATGGGAACTCTTCTCAGAATATCGTTTCTTCATTAGACAAAGTGTTTATCGACTGGAACAGAGATGGTGACTTTGATGACCAGGACGAGTATATTTCTCCGGGGCCTATTCAGGGTACACACCCACATGCCCACCAGACAGCCAACTCAACTATTACTGTTAAGGTGGATGTCCCAGGGCATGCTAAAGAAGGTATTACCAGGATGCGTGTTATTACTTCTTCTTTGGGTGTAATATACGATCCGGGTGTAACAGCTTGCCAAGGTAGCCGTGGAGAGGCTGAGGATTACAGGGTAGAGGTTGTGAACCCATGTTTACCTCCAAATGTGATCTCTGTAGCTAATCTCGACTACAAATCTGCAGATTTTGCATGGACACCTAAACTGAACGCTGAGTTCTATGAGTATGTTATCACCCCGGTTGATACTATTCCACACGATACAGTAGTTGGTTTCACATTTACTACTACTCCGTCTGTTGATGTTGATACTTTCCAGTGTGATACTAAATATTACATCATGGTTCGCCTGATTTGCGACAGCGCACGTAAGATCGCTCGGGACTGGAAGAAATCTGAGTGGGTAAGGGACTCATTTACCACACAGCCCTGTTGCTATACACCACAAGTAAAAGTGGATAAGATAAGCAGCACTACTGCCCGTGTACAATGGGATCCGATAGCTACTGCACTAGGATATGAATATGCAGTAAGTACCACAACAGACCCTCCACAGAAAGGCACCTTTACCACCAGCACCTCTGTAGTATTACAAGGTCTGGCAAGCAAAACAACATTCTTCGTTCATGTACGCAGCCGTTGTACTCCTACACCTTTATCAGGTTGGGCTAAGTCTGGCTTTAAAACACTGGGGCCATTGTCTGTAAACACATTGTCTCAAACAGGATTGTTCGTAATGGATGCTTATCCTAACCCGATGCAGGATAACCTAACAGTTCAGTTCAATGGCCAGATAGGCAACAATGCAAGGTTGACACTGATAGACCTGACCGGAAAAGTAGTGTACAATGCGCCTGTTTATTCTGATAAAGTGACTATAGATGCAGCTGAACTACCATCAGGTATTTATATAGTGAAATACACTGATGATGTTCATAACCAAGTAATGAGGGTTACTAAGAAATAA
- a CDS encoding methionine adenosyltransferase has translation MSYLFTSESVSEGHPDKVADQISDALVDNFLAWDANAKIACETLVTTGQVVLAGEVKCKTYIDAQSIAREVIAKIGYTKSEYMFEAQSCGVLSAIHEQSPDINQGVDKKKKEEQGAGDQGMMFGYATNETANYMPLALDMAHALLLELAAIRKEGKLMKYLRPDAKSQVTLEYSDDNKPVRIDTIVISTQHDDFADEKKMQEAIKKDVLNVLIPRIMKAYPQYKHLFNKKINYHINPTGKFVIGGPHGDTGLTGRKIIVDTYGGKGAHGGGAFSGKDPSKVDRSAAYATRHIAKNLVAAGVCDEVLVQVSYAIGVAKPMGVYINTYGTAKVNMTDGQIAKVVESVFDMRPYYIEQRLKLRQPMYSECAAYGHMGRNNETVTKQFTNGEGKTKKMKVELFTWEKLDYVSKVKKAFKLK, from the coding sequence ATGTCCTATTTATTCACTTCGGAGTCCGTATCAGAAGGACATCCTGACAAGGTAGCAGACCAGATATCTGACGCTCTTGTTGATAACTTTCTTGCATGGGATGCCAACGCAAAGATCGCTTGTGAGACTTTGGTAACTACAGGCCAAGTGGTGCTAGCTGGAGAGGTAAAATGCAAAACATACATCGATGCACAATCCATAGCCCGAGAGGTGATAGCAAAAATCGGCTATACCAAGAGCGAATATATGTTTGAAGCACAGTCTTGCGGCGTATTGTCGGCTATACATGAGCAATCACCAGACATTAACCAGGGTGTAGATAAAAAGAAAAAAGAAGAACAAGGAGCAGGCGACCAGGGCATGATGTTTGGTTATGCCACCAACGAAACCGCTAACTATATGCCACTGGCACTTGATATGGCACATGCCCTTTTGCTGGAACTGGCTGCCATCCGAAAAGAAGGTAAGCTTATGAAATATCTTCGCCCCGATGCAAAAAGCCAGGTAACTCTTGAGTACAGCGATGATAACAAACCTGTTCGTATCGACACTATCGTTATATCTACACAACATGACGATTTTGCTGACGAGAAAAAAATGCAGGAAGCTATTAAGAAAGATGTGCTGAATGTATTGATACCGCGTATCATGAAAGCATATCCCCAGTACAAGCACCTGTTCAACAAAAAGATCAACTACCACATTAACCCTACAGGTAAATTTGTTATTGGTGGTCCACACGGAGATACAGGCCTTACCGGACGTAAAATAATCGTAGATACTTACGGAGGTAAAGGTGCACACGGAGGTGGTGCGTTTTCAGGTAAGGACCCAAGCAAAGTAGATCGTTCTGCTGCGTACGCTACCCGTCACATTGCTAAGAATCTTGTTGCAGCTGGTGTTTGTGATGAAGTACTCGTACAGGTATCCTACGCAATCGGTGTTGCCAAACCAATGGGTGTTTACATAAATACCTATGGTACTGCAAAAGTAAATATGACTGACGGCCAGATTGCGAAAGTAGTAGAAAGTGTATTTGACATGCGCCCTTACTACATTGAGCAGCGCTTGAAACTACGCCAGCCAATGTACAGCGAATGTGCTGCTTATGGTCACATGGGGCGTAATAACGAGACGGTTACCAAACAGTTCACCAATGGTGAAGGTAAAACCAAAAAAATGAAGGTTGAGTTGTTCACATGGGAGAAGCTGGATTACGTAAGCAAAGTGAAGAAAGCTTTCAAACTGAAATAA